The following proteins are co-located in the Microbacterium sp. Clip185 genome:
- the tal gene encoding transaldolase codes for MSTPTEQLAAAGVSIWLDDLSRERITTGNLSALISDRTVSGVTTNPTIFAGALSKGEAYAEQVATLAAAGADVDTAIFEITTDDVQAASDIFRPVYDATNGVDGRVSIEVSPDLAHDTAATVAQAKELWAKVDRPNALIKIPATKAGLPAITEVIGAGISVNVTLIFSLERYAAVIDAYLSGLEKARDAGIDISGLQSVASFFVSRVDTEVDKRLKAIGSDEATALLSQAGLANARLAYELFEREFGSPRAQALLEAGANLQRPLWASTGVKDPALPDTLYVTELVAAGTVNTMPEKTLEATFDHGVIEGDTITGNIEAAHAFFDQLAAVGVDFADVTQTLEDEGVEKFIVSWHELQETVETALKASR; via the coding sequence ATGAGCACCCCTACCGAACAGCTCGCCGCGGCGGGCGTCAGCATCTGGCTCGACGACCTCTCCCGTGAGCGCATCACGACGGGCAACCTCAGCGCGCTGATCTCGGACCGCACGGTCTCCGGCGTGACGACGAACCCGACGATCTTCGCCGGCGCCCTCTCCAAGGGCGAGGCCTACGCCGAGCAGGTCGCCACCCTCGCCGCTGCCGGCGCGGATGTCGACACGGCGATCTTCGAGATCACGACGGATGACGTGCAGGCGGCGTCCGACATCTTCCGCCCGGTGTACGACGCCACCAACGGCGTCGACGGCCGCGTCTCGATCGAGGTCTCCCCCGACCTCGCTCACGACACCGCGGCGACCGTGGCACAGGCCAAGGAGCTGTGGGCCAAGGTCGACCGCCCCAACGCGCTGATCAAGATCCCCGCGACCAAGGCGGGACTGCCGGCGATCACCGAGGTCATCGGCGCGGGCATCTCCGTCAACGTGACGCTCATCTTCAGCCTGGAGCGCTACGCCGCCGTCATCGATGCGTACCTGTCCGGTCTCGAGAAGGCGCGCGACGCGGGCATCGACATCTCCGGCCTGCAGTCGGTGGCGTCGTTCTTCGTCTCGCGTGTGGACACCGAGGTGGACAAGCGGCTCAAGGCCATCGGTTCGGACGAGGCGACGGCCCTGCTGTCCCAGGCGGGCCTCGCCAACGCACGTCTCGCGTACGAGCTGTTCGAGCGCGAGTTCGGCTCCCCGCGCGCGCAGGCTCTGCTCGAAGCCGGCGCGAACCTGCAGCGTCCCCTCTGGGCCTCGACCGGTGTCAAGGACCCGGCCCTTCCTGACACCCTCTACGTGACCGAGCTCGTCGCTGCGGGCACCGTGAACACGATGCCCGAGAAGACGCTCGAGGCCACGTTCGACCACGGCGTCATCGAGGGCGACACCATCACGGGCAACATCGAGGCGGCCCACGCCTTCTTCGATCAGCTCGCCGCCGTGGGCGTCGACTTCGCCGACGTGACCCAGACGCTTGAAGACGAGGGCGTCGAGAAGTTCATCGTGTCCTGGCACGAGCTGCAGGAAACGGTGGAGACGGCGCTCAAGGCTTCGCGATGA
- a CDS encoding glucose-6-phosphate isomerase, producing MSFDIHLSGDVRDVVEAELPALVDSLIASGITAGDPDLWGPDAAADAAERLGWVQAVTVSRPLVEEIVTLREVLRADGVTRIVLAGMGGSSLAPEVIAATAGVPLVVLDSTAPGEVAAAIGGDAEAGGLAQTALVVSSKSGSTIETDSAKRAFEAAYRAAGIDPASRIVVVTDPGSPLAESADADGYRLFTADPTVGGRYSALTAFGLVPAGLAGVDIDELLNEAEATLLEVAIDDPRNPALVLAAAIAGGGAARKDKLGLITDGTHIVGLPGWIEQLVAESTGKNGTGILPVVLLPVSPEVDDTPADLRLLRLVDNVRHDHLFEHHRGEILVAGSLGAQFVVWEYATAIAGRMLQINPFDQPDVEAAKRAARALLDQRPEPTPADFVQDGIEVRVSDPSLAADGTLSGVLDALWARIPDNGYVALQAYVDRRELAPLEGLRELVAADSGRPTTFGWGPRFLHSTGQYHKGGPANGVFLQILQHPRTDLAIPGRPFTFGELIAAQAAGDASVLADEHARPVVTLTLVDAQADVLALFDAAQ from the coding sequence ATGAGCTTCGACATCCACCTCAGCGGCGACGTCCGCGACGTGGTGGAGGCGGAGCTGCCCGCTCTCGTCGACTCGCTGATCGCCTCCGGCATCACGGCCGGCGACCCGGACCTCTGGGGTCCGGATGCCGCTGCGGATGCTGCGGAACGGCTCGGCTGGGTGCAGGCGGTCACCGTGTCCCGCCCGCTCGTCGAGGAGATCGTGACGCTGCGCGAGGTCCTGCGCGCCGACGGCGTCACGCGCATCGTCCTCGCCGGGATGGGCGGTTCCTCCCTCGCTCCCGAGGTGATCGCCGCCACCGCGGGCGTTCCGCTGGTCGTGTTGGACTCCACCGCCCCGGGTGAGGTCGCCGCCGCCATCGGCGGCGACGCCGAGGCCGGGGGCCTCGCGCAGACCGCTCTGGTCGTCTCGTCGAAGTCCGGCTCCACGATCGAGACGGATTCTGCGAAGCGCGCCTTCGAGGCGGCCTACCGTGCAGCGGGCATCGACCCCGCGAGTCGCATCGTCGTCGTCACCGATCCCGGCTCACCGCTCGCCGAATCGGCGGATGCCGACGGCTACCGTCTGTTCACCGCTGACCCCACCGTCGGCGGGCGCTACTCGGCGCTGACGGCATTCGGTCTCGTGCCCGCGGGTCTGGCCGGCGTCGACATCGACGAGCTCCTCAACGAGGCAGAGGCGACGCTGCTCGAGGTCGCCATCGACGACCCACGCAATCCGGCGCTCGTCCTGGCGGCCGCCATCGCCGGCGGGGGCGCCGCCCGCAAGGACAAGCTCGGTCTCATCACCGACGGCACCCACATCGTGGGGCTGCCGGGATGGATCGAACAGCTCGTCGCGGAGTCGACCGGAAAGAACGGCACCGGCATACTGCCCGTCGTCCTGCTCCCGGTCTCCCCCGAGGTCGACGACACGCCCGCCGACCTGCGCCTGCTGCGCCTGGTCGACAACGTGCGGCACGACCACCTGTTCGAGCACCACCGCGGCGAGATCCTCGTCGCCGGGTCCCTGGGCGCGCAATTCGTCGTCTGGGAGTACGCGACGGCGATCGCCGGGCGGATGCTGCAGATCAATCCGTTCGACCAGCCCGATGTCGAGGCGGCGAAGCGGGCCGCACGGGCACTCCTGGACCAGCGCCCCGAGCCGACGCCCGCCGACTTCGTCCAGGACGGCATCGAGGTCCGCGTGTCTGATCCGTCTCTTGCGGCGGACGGCACGTTGAGCGGGGTCCTCGACGCGCTCTGGGCCCGCATCCCCGACAACGGATACGTGGCGCTGCAGGCATACGTGGACCGACGAGAGCTCGCCCCGCTCGAGGGACTGCGAGAGCTCGTCGCGGCCGATTCCGGTCGCCCGACGACATTCGGGTGGGGTCCGCGATTCCTTCACTCGACCGGTCAGTACCACAAGGGCGGCCCCGCCAACGGCGTCTTCCTGCAGATTCTGCAGCATCCCCGCACCGACCTGGCCATCCCCGGCCGACCCTTCACCTTCGGCGAACTGATCGCCGCGCAAGCCGCCGGCGATGCTTCCGTGCTGGCCGACGAGCACGCGCGCCCGGTCGTCACGCTCACCCTCGTCGACGCGCAGGCCGATGTGCTCGCGCTGTTCGACGCTGCCCAGTAG
- the zwf gene encoding glucose-6-phosphate dehydrogenase, whose translation MTAEISRGHNPLRDPDDRRLSRIAGPSALVIFGVTGDLSRKKLMPAVYDLANRGLLPPGFGLVGFARRDWEDEDFAEVVRDAVKQYARTEFRDETWEQLLQGIRFVQGQFDDLDAFRRLRETVEKLDVERGTMGNHAYYLSIPPRDFPIVAEQLKASGLVDDTADGADRWRRVVIEKPFGHDLESARELNDVVRSAFPADSIFRIDHYLGKETVQNILALRFANELYEPIWNRNYVDHVQITMAEDIGVGGRAGYYDGIGAARDVIQNHLLQLLALTAMEEPITFDAAQLRAEKEKVLAAVTLPDDLSTATARGQYAGGWQGGEKVLGFLEEDGMAADSTTETYAAIKLDINTRRWAGVPFYLRAGKRLGRRVTEIAVVFKRAPEHLFGRSQTDGLGQNALVIRVQPDEGVTIRFGSKVPGADMQVRDVTMDFGYGHAFTEASPEAYERLILDVLLGDPPLFPRHEEVELSWKILDPIEKFWSEQSGPLEQYSPGSWGPQSADDLLARDGRTWRRP comes from the coding sequence ATGACTGCCGAGATCTCGCGGGGACACAACCCCCTCCGCGACCCCGATGACCGGCGCCTGAGCCGGATCGCGGGCCCCAGCGCCCTCGTGATCTTCGGCGTGACAGGCGACCTGTCGCGCAAGAAGCTCATGCCCGCGGTGTACGACCTCGCCAACCGTGGCCTGCTGCCCCCCGGGTTCGGGCTGGTGGGCTTCGCCCGCCGGGACTGGGAGGACGAGGACTTCGCCGAGGTCGTCCGCGACGCGGTGAAGCAGTACGCGCGCACCGAGTTCCGTGACGAGACGTGGGAGCAGCTGCTGCAGGGCATCCGTTTCGTGCAGGGACAGTTCGACGATCTCGATGCGTTCCGACGCCTGCGCGAGACCGTAGAGAAGCTCGATGTCGAACGCGGCACGATGGGAAACCACGCGTACTACCTGTCGATCCCGCCGCGCGACTTCCCTATCGTCGCCGAACAGCTCAAGGCCTCGGGGCTCGTGGACGACACGGCCGACGGCGCAGATCGTTGGCGTCGCGTCGTCATCGAGAAGCCGTTCGGCCACGACCTCGAGTCGGCGCGCGAGCTGAATGACGTCGTGCGTTCGGCCTTCCCCGCGGATTCGATCTTCCGCATCGACCACTACCTGGGCAAGGAGACGGTCCAGAACATCCTGGCGCTGCGTTTCGCCAATGAGCTCTACGAGCCCATCTGGAACCGCAACTACGTCGACCACGTCCAGATCACCATGGCCGAAGACATCGGCGTGGGCGGCCGGGCCGGTTACTACGACGGCATCGGCGCGGCGCGCGACGTCATCCAGAACCACCTGCTCCAGCTTCTGGCGCTCACCGCTATGGAGGAGCCCATCACCTTCGACGCCGCGCAGCTGCGCGCCGAGAAGGAGAAGGTCCTGGCAGCGGTCACGCTGCCCGACGACCTCTCCACGGCGACCGCGCGCGGGCAGTACGCCGGCGGTTGGCAGGGCGGCGAGAAGGTGCTCGGCTTCCTCGAGGAGGACGGCATGGCCGCCGACTCGACGACCGAGACCTATGCCGCGATCAAACTCGACATCAACACCCGGCGCTGGGCCGGCGTTCCGTTCTACCTGCGTGCCGGCAAGCGGCTCGGCCGTCGGGTGACCGAGATCGCGGTCGTCTTCAAGCGCGCCCCGGAACACCTCTTCGGTCGCAGCCAGACCGACGGCCTCGGCCAGAACGCGCTCGTCATCCGCGTCCAGCCGGATGAGGGCGTCACGATCCGATTCGGATCCAAGGTGCCGGGTGCCGACATGCAGGTGCGCGACGTCACGATGGACTTCGGCTACGGCCACGCGTTCACCGAGGCGAGCCCCGAGGCCTACGAGCGTCTCATCCTCGACGTGCTCTTGGGCGATCCGCCGCTGTTCCCCCGTCATGAAGAGGTGGAGCTGAGCTGGAAGATCCTGGATCCGATCGAGAAGTTCTGGTCGGAGCAATCCGGCCCGCTCGAACAGTACTCCCCCGGTTCATGGGGACCGCAGTCCGCGGACGATCTCCTCGCCCGCGATGGTCGCACCTGGAGGCGCCCGTGA
- a CDS encoding glucose-6-phosphate dehydrogenase assembly protein OpcA — protein sequence MIIDLPDTTVSKISRALVNVREEGGAVALGRVLTLIIATRRGIEEEAIEAANDASREHPMRVIVLMLDDPKAEPRLDAEIRVGGDAGASEVILLHAHGPAGSNAESLVTGLLLPDAPVVAWWPADTPEIPSRSDIGKIAQRRITDAAMQSDPHEWVLNLGGHYAPGDTDLAWTRLTRWREQLAAVLDQPPYEPITAVEVLGGGDSPSTPLLAAWLRLQLKVDVTWRYLDSDEWASGIKSVRLTRASGDIVLERPDALTAVLTQPGQPSHELAFPRRSLRECLAEELRRLDADLLYGRVVTEGSALIEH from the coding sequence GTGATCATCGATCTGCCCGACACCACCGTCAGCAAGATCTCCCGTGCGCTGGTCAACGTCCGTGAGGAAGGCGGCGCGGTCGCACTCGGTCGCGTCCTGACCCTGATCATCGCGACGCGGCGCGGAATCGAGGAAGAGGCGATCGAGGCGGCCAACGACGCCTCTCGCGAGCACCCCATGCGGGTCATCGTGCTCATGCTCGACGACCCGAAAGCCGAGCCTCGGCTGGATGCAGAGATCCGCGTGGGCGGCGACGCCGGCGCGAGCGAGGTCATCCTGCTTCACGCGCACGGACCAGCAGGCTCGAACGCCGAGAGCCTGGTGACCGGTCTGCTTCTTCCCGACGCCCCCGTCGTGGCGTGGTGGCCGGCTGACACCCCGGAGATCCCGTCGCGTTCCGACATCGGCAAGATCGCCCAACGTCGCATCACGGATGCGGCGATGCAGAGCGACCCGCACGAGTGGGTCCTGAACCTGGGCGGGCATTACGCGCCGGGAGACACGGATCTCGCCTGGACGCGCCTCACCCGCTGGCGTGAGCAGCTCGCCGCGGTGCTGGATCAGCCTCCGTACGAGCCGATCACAGCGGTGGAAGTCCTGGGCGGCGGCGACTCCCCCTCGACTCCCCTGCTGGCGGCGTGGCTCCGTCTTCAGCTGAAGGTGGACGTGACCTGGCGTTATCTCGACAGCGACGAATGGGCGAGCGGGATCAAGTCCGTCCGGCTCACGCGCGCCAGTGGAGACATCGTGCTCGAGCGACCCGACGCTCTGACGGCGGTGCTGACCCAGCCGGGACAACCCAGCCATGAGCTCGCCTTCCCGCGGCGCTCGCTCCGCGAGTGCCTGGCCGAGGAGCTGCGACGATTGGATGCCGACCTGCTGTACGGGCGCGTCGTCACCGAGGGCAGCGCCCTCATCGAGCACTGA
- the pgl gene encoding 6-phosphogluconolactonase produces the protein MMPEATEKQVVVRSDPDRIARAVARRLLSRIAKRVVEGKLAHISLTGGSMGGRVLAAVAQNPRCHEVDWSLVHFWWSDERFVPRGSADRNDAEAFTALLDRIPVPAENVHTMAASDDGLSIEDAAAAYEAELARFADPSVGAWPSFDVCFLGVGPDAHIASLFPDRGEIQVTDRAALAVRDAPKPPSERITVTRPVINSAKRVWLVLVGPDKASVLGLALAGASYQSVPAAGAKGRKRTVFFVDEAAAAKVPVELIDSDY, from the coding sequence ATGATGCCCGAGGCCACCGAGAAGCAGGTCGTCGTCCGCTCGGACCCCGACCGGATCGCCCGCGCTGTGGCCCGGCGCCTGCTCAGCCGGATCGCGAAGCGCGTCGTCGAGGGCAAGCTCGCCCACATCTCGCTGACCGGTGGTTCCATGGGCGGGCGCGTTCTCGCGGCCGTCGCACAGAACCCACGATGCCACGAGGTGGACTGGTCGCTGGTCCACTTCTGGTGGAGCGATGAACGTTTCGTTCCGCGAGGCTCCGCCGACCGCAACGACGCCGAGGCCTTCACGGCCCTGCTCGATCGCATCCCGGTGCCGGCCGAGAACGTGCACACGATGGCTGCCAGCGACGACGGACTCAGCATCGAAGACGCGGCCGCAGCCTACGAAGCAGAACTCGCTCGCTTCGCTGACCCGAGCGTCGGTGCCTGGCCATCCTTCGACGTCTGCTTCCTTGGAGTCGGGCCGGATGCGCACATCGCTTCGCTGTTCCCGGACCGTGGCGAGATCCAGGTGACGGATCGCGCTGCATTGGCGGTCCGAGATGCGCCGAAGCCTCCGTCCGAACGGATCACCGTCACCCGCCCCGTGATCAACTCTGCGAAGCGCGTGTGGCTGGTTCTCGTCGGGCCTGACAAGGCGTCCGTCCTCGGACTCGCTCTTGCCGGCGCCAGCTATCAGAGTGTTCCCGCAGCCGGTGCGAAAGGGCGCAAGCGCACCGTCTTCTTCGTCGATGAGGCGGCGGCCGCGAAGGTGCCTGTCGAGCTCATCGACAGCGACTACTGA
- a CDS encoding RNA polymerase-binding protein RbpA, whose protein sequence is MATGGNAIRGTRVGAGPMGEQDHGYHADRVAVSYWDALGNETVRYFAAGIAEEEIPETIDSPHSGLPAGRDQANPPALAKPEPYKTHLAYVKERRTDDEAEQLLDEALHKLRERRGQD, encoded by the coding sequence AATCCGCGGAACGCGCGTGGGCGCGGGTCCGATGGGTGAGCAGGATCACGGCTACCACGCCGACCGCGTCGCGGTGTCCTACTGGGACGCTCTGGGCAATGAGACGGTGCGCTACTTCGCGGCCGGCATCGCCGAGGAAGAGATCCCGGAGACGATCGACTCGCCCCATTCCGGGCTTCCGGCTGGCCGCGATCAGGCGAATCCGCCGGCTCTGGCGAAGCCCGAGCCCTACAAGACACACCTCGCCTACGTGAAGGAACGTCGCACGGACGACGAGGCCGAGCAGCTCCTCGACGAGGCGTTGCACAAGCTGCGTGAGCGTCGCGGCCAAGACTGA